From Deinococcus planocerae, one genomic window encodes:
- the dusA gene encoding tRNA dihydrouridine(20/20a) synthase DusA: MSAAPRPPHTLSVAPMMDWTDRHCRAFHRTLTRRTLLYTEMVTTGAILHGDRERHLGFGEAEHPVALQLGGSDPAALAESARIAEDRGYDEVNLNCGCPSDRVQSGSFGACLMGTPDVVARGVEAMRGATTLPVTVKHRIGIDDLDSYEHLTRFVSTVAGAGCETFVVHARKAWLSGLSPKENREIPPLRYEVVRRMKEDFPGLTVVLNGGVLSLEAAWDHLAWADGVMIGRAAYQDPYILATADRDVFGEAMTPPTRREVVEAFLPYVAAQLEAGQPLNRMMRHTLGLFAGQPGARHWKRTLSEQGHRPGAGLEVVREALAEVPESVLDARPGVGEAQPA, from the coding sequence ATGAGCGCCGCCCCCCGCCCCCCCCACACCCTGTCGGTCGCCCCGATGATGGACTGGACGGACCGGCACTGCCGCGCCTTCCACCGCACCCTGACCCGCCGCACCCTGCTCTACACCGAGATGGTGACAACGGGCGCGATCCTGCACGGCGACCGGGAGCGGCACCTGGGCTTCGGGGAGGCCGAGCACCCGGTGGCGCTCCAGCTTGGCGGCTCCGACCCCGCCGCCCTCGCCGAGTCTGCCCGTATCGCCGAGGACCGGGGCTACGACGAGGTGAACCTCAACTGCGGCTGCCCCAGCGACCGGGTGCAAAGCGGGAGTTTCGGTGCCTGCCTGATGGGCACGCCCGACGTGGTGGCCCGTGGCGTCGAGGCGATGCGCGGCGCGACCACCCTCCCCGTCACGGTCAAACACCGCATCGGCATCGACGACCTCGACAGCTACGAACACCTGACCCGCTTTGTTTCCACGGTCGCCGGGGCAGGCTGCGAGACCTTCGTCGTCCACGCGCGCAAGGCGTGGCTCTCGGGCCTGTCGCCGAAGGAGAACCGGGAGATTCCGCCCCTCAGGTACGAGGTCGTGCGGCGAATGAAAGAGGACTTCCCGGGGCTGACCGTCGTGCTCAACGGCGGCGTGTTGAGCCTCGAAGCCGCCTGGGATCATCTCGCCTGGGCCGACGGCGTGATGATCGGGCGGGCGGCCTACCAGGACCCGTACATCCTCGCCACCGCCGACCGGGACGTGTTCGGGGAGGCCATGACGCCGCCCACCCGGCGCGAGGTCGTCGAAGCCTTCCTGCCCTACGTCGCGGCTCAGTTGGAGGCGGGGCAACCCCTTAACCGAATGATGCGCCACACCCTCGGCCTCTTCGCAGGCCAACCCGGCGCCCGCCACTGGAAGCGGACGCTGAGCGAGCAGGGCCACCGCCCCGGCGCGGGGTTGGAGGTCGTGCGTGAGGCGCTGGCGGAGGTGCCGGAGAGCGTGCTGGACGCTCGACCAGGGGTGGGGGAGGCTCAGCCCGCCTGA
- a CDS encoding TCR/Tet family MFS transporter — translation MRAPPASRRPAALVFILLTVLLDVMGLGLIIPVFPPLVTQLAGSDTSGAQFVGLFTAVYALMQFVFAPILGALSDRYGRRPVLLASLTGMGLDYILLSLAPNLWWLLLGRIIAGMTGASITVANAYLADVTPPENRARSFGLLGATFGVGFILGPALGGVLGDIDLRLPFLVAAGLALLNALYGFFVLPESLAPENRGGRPGRGVLNPLAPLTVLGRYPLVRNLAAAFILIGLAQQAIFSTWVLFTERVLGWTPRDNGVALAVIGLLSAIVQAGLVGTAMRVLGERGAIITGLLLGVGQYVLLGAARTDATLYASILLGALAGIAGPAIQGLISRTVDPSEQGRVQGALTSVNSLVGIVGPILATSVFAYFTRPGNTFNEPGAAFYLSAVFSLLGTLVAGVVLRRAGKNPAPVRLQE, via the coding sequence ATGCGCGCTCCCCCCGCCTCCCGCCGTCCCGCCGCGCTCGTGTTCATCCTGCTCACCGTGCTGCTCGACGTGATGGGGCTGGGGCTGATCATCCCGGTCTTTCCGCCCCTGGTGACCCAGTTGGCCGGGTCGGATACTTCCGGGGCGCAGTTCGTCGGCCTCTTCACCGCCGTCTACGCCCTGATGCAGTTCGTGTTCGCGCCGATCCTGGGGGCCTTATCCGACCGCTACGGGCGCCGCCCGGTCCTGCTGGCGAGCCTGACGGGAATGGGCCTCGACTACATCCTCCTCTCGCTCGCGCCGAACCTGTGGTGGCTTTTGCTGGGCCGGATCATCGCGGGGATGACGGGGGCGAGCATCACCGTGGCGAACGCCTACCTGGCGGACGTGACGCCCCCCGAGAACCGGGCGCGTTCCTTCGGGCTGCTGGGGGCGACCTTCGGGGTGGGCTTCATCCTGGGCCCGGCGCTGGGCGGGGTGCTGGGGGACATCGACCTGCGGCTGCCCTTTCTGGTGGCGGCGGGGCTGGCGCTCCTGAACGCCCTGTACGGCTTCTTCGTCCTGCCGGAGTCGCTGGCGCCGGAGAACCGCGGGGGCCGTCCGGGCCGGGGCGTGCTCAACCCCCTCGCGCCGCTGACGGTGCTGGGGCGCTACCCGCTGGTGCGCAACCTCGCCGCCGCCTTCATCCTGATCGGGCTGGCGCAGCAGGCCATTTTTAGCACCTGGGTCCTCTTCACCGAGCGGGTGCTGGGGTGGACGCCCCGGGACAACGGGGTGGCGCTCGCCGTCATCGGCCTGCTCTCCGCCATCGTGCAGGCGGGGCTCGTCGGGACGGCGATGCGGGTGCTGGGGGAGCGGGGCGCGATCATCACCGGTCTCCTGCTCGGCGTCGGGCAGTACGTGCTGCTGGGGGCGGCGCGCACGGACGCGACGCTCTACGCCTCCATCCTGCTCGGGGCGCTTGCAGGCATCGCGGGTCCGGCCATCCAGGGCCTGATCAGCCGCACGGTCGATCCCAGCGAGCAGGGCCGAGTGCAGGGGGCGCTGACGAGCGTGAACAGCCTCGTGGGGATCGTCGGCCCGATCCTCGCCACGAGCGTTTTTGCCTACTTCACGAGGCCCGGCAACACCTTCAACGAGCCCGGCGCGGCCTTTTACCTCTCCGCCGTGTTCAGCCTGCTGGGCACCCTCGTCGCGGGCGTAGTGCTGCGGCGGGCGGGGAAGAATCCGGCTCCGGTGCGGCTTCAGGAGTAG